In one Agelaius phoeniceus isolate bAgePho1 chromosome 21, bAgePho1.hap1, whole genome shotgun sequence genomic region, the following are encoded:
- the HDHD3 gene encoding haloacid dehalogenase-like hydrolase domain-containing protein 3 translates to MLRLRLLTWDVKDTLLRLRQPVGQSYAAEARAQGLQVQPEALGRSFREVYGAQSRRFPNYGHGQGLSSRQWWLDVVKQSFRLSGVQDEAALTKLAEKLYRDYCSSNTWELLPGAAETLSRCRQLGFRMGVVSNFDGRLEAILSHCNLRHHFEFVLTSEAAGFAKPDGRIFEQALRLGRARPEQAAHIGDDYSRDYRAARAAGMHSFLLRAAGQAEGPEVPPEHVLPTLSHLLARIEKE, encoded by the coding sequence ATGCTCAGGCTGCGCCTGCTGACGTGGGACGTGAAGGACACGCTGCTGCGGCTGCGGCAGCCCGTGGGCCAGAGCTACGCGGCCGAGGCTcgggcccaggggctgcaggtgcagcccGAGGCTCTGGGGCGCTCCTTCCGCGAAGTGTACGGAGCCCAGAGCCGGCGCTTCCCCAACTACGGCCACGGCCAGGGGCTCAGCTCCCGGCAATGGTGGCTGGACGTTGTCAAACAGAGCTTCAGGCTCTCGGGCGTGCAGGATGAGGCAGCCCTGACGAAGCTGGCAGAGAAGCTTTACCGCGACTACTGCAGCTCCaacacctgggagctgctgccggGAGCCGCCGAGACCCTGAGCCGGTGCCGCCAGCTCGGCTTCCGCATGGGAGTGGTGTCCAACTTCGACGGGCGGCTGGAAGCCATCCTCTCGCACTGCAACCTGCGGCACCACTTCGAGTTCGTGCTCACCTCCGAGGCCGCGGGCTTCGCCAAGCCGGACGGGAGGATCTTCGAGCAGGCGCTGCGGCTCGGCAGGGCCCGGCCCGAGCAGGCGGCTCACATCGGCGATGACTACAGCCGGGATTACCGGGCGGCCCGGGCCGCGGGCATGCACAGCTTCCTGCTGCGGGCGGCCGGGCAGGCCGAGGGGCCCGAGGTGCCCCCCGAGCACGTCCTGCCCACGCTCAGCCACCTCCTGGCTCGCATCGAGAAGGAGTAG